In one Salvelinus sp. IW2-2015 linkage group LG26, ASM291031v2, whole genome shotgun sequence genomic region, the following are encoded:
- the slc25a18 gene encoding mitochondrial glutamate carrier 1 isoform X1, producing the protein MAEQKVSLPAKLINGGVAGLVGVTCVFPIDLAKTRLQNQQGARVYTGMLDCLTKTVKMEGYFGMYRGAVVNLTLVTPEKAIKLAANDIFRQKLSKDGKLPLWGEILAGCGAGTCQVIVTTPMEMLKIQLQDAGRLAAITRVVQAPTAAPGPVPSLVAPPPSQPAPPPRTTAIRITLELLKTRGLPGLYRGAGATLMRDVPFSMIYFPMFANLNALGRGEPSSHGHLQERAPFLQSFMAGCTAGSVAAVAVTPLDVIKTRIQTLQKGEGEDTYRGIVDCTRRIWSKEGPATFLKGATCRALVIAPLFGIAQGVYFLGVGEQLLGLLE; encoded by the exons ATGGCCGAGCAGAAAGTTAG CCTACCTGCTAAGCTGATTAATGGGGGCGTGGCAGGGCTGGTGGGTGTGACCTGTGTGTTTCCTATTGATCTGGCTAAGACCCGCCTGCAGAACCAGCAGGGTGCCCGAGTCTACACCGGGAT GCTGGACTGTTTGACGAAGACCGTTAAGATGGAAGGCTACTTTGGGATGTATAGAG GTGCAGTAGTGAATCTCACTCTTGTCACACCAGAAAAAGCCATCAAACTGGCAGCAAATGATATCTTCAGACAGAAACTCTCCAAGGATGG GAAGTTGCCCCTATGGGGGGAGATACTGGCAGGATGTGGGGCGGGGACGTGTCAGGTGATAGTGACCACACCCATGGAGATGCTCAAGATCCAGTTGCAAGACGCAGGAAGGTTGG ctGCCATAACCAGAGTGGTCCAAGCACCCACTGCAGCTCCTGGTCCAGTGCCYTCATTGGTGGCCCCCCCTCCATCCCAGCCAGCCCCACCACCACGGACCACTGCCATCCGTATCACCCTGGAGCTACTGAAAACACGCGGCCTGCCTGGCCTCTACCGGGGAGCAGGAGCCACATTGATGAG GGACGTCCCTTTCTCTATGATCTACTTCCCGATGTTCGCCAACCTGAATGCGCTGGGCCGAGGAGAGCCGAGTAGCCATGGACACCTGCAGGAGCGGGCCCCCTTCCTGCAGTCCTTCATGGCAGGCTGCACAGCTGGATCAGTGGCAGCTGTAGCTGTCACCCCACTGgacg TCATAAAGACTCGTATACAGACCTTgcagaagggggagggggaggacacATACCGTGGCATTGTTGACTGCACACG GCGGATCTGGAGTAAAGAGGGCCCGGCAACATTCCTCAAGGGGGCGACATGTCGCGCTCTGGTCATTGCTCCGCTCTTTGGCATCGCACAGGGAGTCTACTTTCTGGGCGTAGGAGAGCAGTTGCTAGGGCTACTGGAATAG
- the slc25a18 gene encoding mitochondrial glutamate carrier 1 isoform X2: MLDCLTKTVKMEGYFGMYRGAVVNLTLVTPEKAIKLAANDIFRQKLSKDGKLPLWGEILAGCGAGTCQVIVTTPMEMLKIQLQDAGRLAAITRVVQAPTAAPGPVPSLVAPPPSQPAPPPRTTAIRITLELLKTRGLPGLYRGAGATLMRDVPFSMIYFPMFANLNALGRGEPSSHGHLQERAPFLQSFMAGCTAGSVAAVAVTPLDVIKTRIQTLQKGEGEDTYRGIVDCTRRIWSKEGPATFLKGATCRALVIAPLFGIAQGVYFLGVGEQLLGLLE, translated from the exons AT GCTGGACTGTTTGACGAAGACCGTTAAGATGGAAGGCTACTTTGGGATGTATAGAG GTGCAGTAGTGAATCTCACTCTTGTCACACCAGAAAAAGCCATCAAACTGGCAGCAAATGATATCTTCAGACAGAAACTCTCCAAGGATGG GAAGTTGCCCCTATGGGGGGAGATACTGGCAGGATGTGGGGCGGGGACGTGTCAGGTGATAGTGACCACACCCATGGAGATGCTCAAGATCCAGTTGCAAGACGCAGGAAGGTTGG ctGCCATAACCAGAGTGGTCCAAGCACCCACTGCAGCTCCTGGTCCAGTGCCYTCATTGGTGGCCCCCCCTCCATCCCAGCCAGCCCCACCACCACGGACCACTGCCATCCGTATCACCCTGGAGCTACTGAAAACACGCGGCCTGCCTGGCCTCTACCGGGGAGCAGGAGCCACATTGATGAG GGACGTCCCTTTCTCTATGATCTACTTCCCGATGTTCGCCAACCTGAATGCGCTGGGCCGAGGAGAGCCGAGTAGCCATGGACACCTGCAGGAGCGGGCCCCCTTCCTGCAGTCCTTCATGGCAGGCTGCACAGCTGGATCAGTGGCAGCTGTAGCTGTCACCCCACTGgacg TCATAAAGACTCGTATACAGACCTTgcagaagggggagggggaggacacATACCGTGGCATTGTTGACTGCACACG GCGGATCTGGAGTAAAGAGGGCCCGGCAACATTCCTCAAGGGGGCGACATGTCGCGCTCTGGTCATTGCTCCGCTCTTTGGCATCGCACAGGGAGTCTACTTTCTGGGCGTAGGAGAGCAGTTGCTAGGGCTACTGGAATAG